A DNA window from Solanum lycopersicum chromosome 3, SLM_r2.1 contains the following coding sequences:
- the LOC101268849 gene encoding uncharacterized protein, with amino-acid sequence MEDDNKTTYKHKDYYKVLEVEYDASDEKIRLNYRKLALKWHPDKHKCNDAATTKFQEINEAYSVLSDPDKRLDYDLNGDYEINKYTLPEYLARFKGMILTCNGLGMSQDSVWSEQLTESNKLTDK; translated from the exons GATTATTACAAGGTTCTTGAAGTTGAATATGATGCATCAGATGAGAAGATCAGATTAAACTATAGGAAACTTGCACTG AAGTGGCATCCTGACAAACACAAGTGTAATGATGCAGCAACAACTAAATTTCAAGAGATTAATGAAGCTTATTCGg TGTTAAGTGATCCTGATAAGAGACTTGACTATGATCTAAATGGAGACTATGAGATAAATAAGTATACCTTGCCA GAATATCTAGCCAGATTCAAAGGGATGATACTTACCTGTAATGGGCTTGGTATGAGTCAGGATTCAGTCTG GTCAGAGCAATTAACAGAATCTAACAAGTTGACGGACAAATGA